From Pseudomonadota bacterium, a single genomic window includes:
- a CDS encoding ABC transporter ATP-binding protein, whose amino-acid sequence MIRCVRLSKSYGNVRALDTMNIEVGKGQIYGLIGPNGAGKTTTIKLIVGLIQPTSGSVFINGLDMRQNPLEAKRFIGYIPDEPFLYERLTPWELMDFKGSLYNMTKVEIDSKKSELLDVIGMLEYKNDLIEGFSLGMKQRVAVAIALLPSPPVIVVDEPLVGLDPRGMKRVKEIFLKLAREGKTVFISTHMLNVVEEISDVVGVLDRGQLIAEGPLEILRGSKDEKLETIFFRLFA is encoded by the coding sequence ATGATACGCTGTGTACGCTTAAGCAAATCATACGGCAATGTAAGGGCCCTCGATACGATGAATATAGAGGTAGGCAAGGGGCAGATATATGGCTTGATAGGACCAAATGGTGCAGGCAAGACAACGACAATAAAACTGATCGTAGGGCTCATTCAACCTACAAGCGGCAGTGTATTTATCAATGGTCTTGATATGAGACAAAATCCCTTAGAGGCAAAAAGGTTTATAGGCTATATACCGGATGAACCCTTCCTCTATGAGAGATTAACCCCGTGGGAACTGATGGATTTTAAGGGCAGTCTCTACAATATGACAAAGGTTGAAATCGATAGCAAAAAATCTGAACTCCTTGATGTGATTGGTATGCTGGAGTACAAAAACGACCTCATTGAAGGCTTTTCCCTCGGCATGAAACAGAGGGTTGCAGTAGCAATTGCCCTTCTCCCCTCACCGCCGGTAATTGTTGTGGATGAACCCCTTGTTGGTCTTGACCCGAGAGGAATGAAGAGGGTGAAGGAAATATTTTTAAAACTTGCAAGGGAGGGAAAGACTGTCTTCATATCCACCCATATGCTCAATGTAGTGGAGGAGATATCTGATGTCGTCGGGGTTTTAGATCGGGGGCAATTGATTGCTGAAGG